The Arachis hypogaea cultivar Tifrunner chromosome 14, arahy.Tifrunner.gnm2.J5K5, whole genome shotgun sequence DNA window gATCTCGGACCCTATATCAAGGCGAAATGCTTGGGCACTAAACTGTGCTTTTTACATGCCTACCAGAGAGAGTACTTACTAACTATAAAGTACAAAGACTCGCATAGTTTCGTTGGCTACAGCTAATCAAATGCATGATATGCTTATGCAAAATATCTCGGTAAAAGAAAACATAGTTTACCTTGGATATAAAGCGTTGAGTCTGAGATCAATCCAGTAGCAGACAAACTCAGGTTTTTCAACAATTTAAATCCACCCAGAGCTGAAAGCACGTCATTACTCAAATTATTACCACTCACATCAAGAACCTCCAGACCAAGCAAATTCGATGAGAGTGTTTGAAAAGCTGCATGTAATGATGTGGAAGAAGTTGCCTCGAACCAGTTTGAAGCTAATGATAAAGACTTGAGAGATGAAAAGCCATCCACGCATGATAGAATGGCAGTGGAAGTATTCAATGAGTTATCTCCTAAGTCAAGAACCTCCAGATTATTTAATCTCATCCCTGCAATGTAAAGTAAATATATAGCAATGTTATTTTGTACATCAAAACTGTGTCAACTTAAATACGGTAGATTCTAACCACATCTCATACTAGACATAATTAATAAGATTGTATTAAAATAATCCTATGATTTCAACTGCAGCAATTAAGTCTCTAATACTGACAAAAGTATATCACATTAGTCCCTAAAAAGACGCTCAgccatttgataaaaaaaaagatcgGAAGGCTAACATTGTGCACTTTTAAACTGTCCCAATAAATAGTgacacatgaaaaaaaaaaatctgagtaATTTGAAATTGATCAAGTTATAGAAAATGATTGACCTTCGTTTTGGAGACAGTAAGTTATGCCATTAGATCCCAACTTGAGGCTCTTGAGATCTTCAAATACTAGAAAATGTGTGTAATTTGGATGCCAATATTTAAAAGCGACAACAGAGAGGTCAAGTTTGGTGACTCGGCGTGTTGTGGAGTTGCAATCTACCCTCTCCCATTGGCAACAATCTGTGCCATCTACCCAACTTAAAGGCATGTGAAATTGGGCATTGAGAGCAAGCAGTGCTTCTCTCTCAATGTTCCAGCAACCTTCACAGTACATCACTCCCATCAAAATCAGAGCCATGGCAAACCCGCTCACACTACTTCTCATTTTTGCTTTCATATGTTGTATTAGAATGGAGTTTGGGTTCATATAGAGGATGCTCCTATTTCCATTGGTTATGGAAGAAGAATGTTTGTGTTAACTGTACTAGTATTTTCGTTTCTTTTAATCCTGAGATAACTAATTTTGAAACGCGGTGTGATTACTGATTCGTCAAAATAAGTAACATGCTTTTTGACTTGTTAATCAAAAGAAGACTTATTGACGACGTTTAAGAATTGGAAATagcttaataaaataaattaacttttatataaaatattaatcatattagatatatatcaaaattaattattcgtgtaaaaaatatatatatttaaaataaattatatttcatatatatttatttacaaatatataatgactaatttaatagtaaaattttagcagaaattatttttaatatagaaataaaGATGGTGTTTTGTTTGAATATTGACATTTAAAATGTATTACAATATTGTGAAAATATTCAACGCACCTCCTACTTGTTTTAACATACCTCCTACGTGTTTCAACATACCTCCGCATATTAGCTGGGATGTTGCCATATGTTCAACTTGCTTCCATGTGTTGCATCATGTCTTTTCATCTCCAAAATCCACTAACTTATAATTACACCAAATAATTCTATTTCTAACAAAaacatcaatatttttttatataaaaaaattaattagtcaaattttagtatgtacataatattttaataatatatatataaaaatataaatataatattaaaaatatataaaataatacatatatcacaaatatataatcattaatttttaatatatatataatttttatgttaactAAATACTTACTAAAAAATCGAAAACACCTTTGAATAGAATTTTAGgagtcaaattaaaatataaattttttataataaaatctaataagaaGTGCatgttaatttaatataaaaaataaaaatgagaatgGTATATCAAACTTACCTATTATCTTTGTAATTAAGATTACAAAAAACACCTAAACATTGTAAgtgacttttttttttcagtcAAGAAAGGGATATCtgacttgaaattttttttttggagtttCGAGCTATGTGGCTATTATATATCAGTCAATATAAATCATACAGTATGCATTTTCCTGGTGTTTGTCATATTCGGCCATTGGTAATTTGGTATTCAATGCAGGGATCTCTTTTTCTCACAAATTGTGGATTTCACGCGTTTTCATCTTCTTCGTGTGACATGCAGGATGCACCGATGCAGCAGTTGACGGAACAGTTCACTTGTGGGGTGAACGGGGATATAGCAAAAAATTTCAATCTGCACTAAAATTATCGAATCAAATTTAATATCAACAATTTTTAAGTTACAATCCAATTTGATTCACATATTTGAGAGTTGAATCGGATTATATTTTCGATATAtccataaaatatacaaaaattttaaaaagtttatttttattaaaaatatcaataaaattttttttttattcttttaaacatatttactcttaaaataatattaaaggttaagtacgattttggttcctACCGTAAAGGTCGAAAATTTGTTTCGTCTCCAAGGTTTTTTTGCTTATAAATCGTCCCTAAGATTTAacctaattttaaaaatatccttcgGACAATTATACCCTTACTCCCTATCACTGTTTCGTCATCTCCTCCATTGCTCTGCTTCTTCATCCCTGCTTCATCTTTAGCAGCATCTTGATTCCAGATTCAAGCCAAATCAGAAGCAGAAATTCACCCAATCAACATAGCATGACATTGTAGCAACATCAACATATCCAAAACACATACCATCAATAGACAAACTTGATATTCCACGAGCAAAAAAATTTCAcaacaaaaaatttagatattCCAAATCAGAATCACCAAGCAAAAAATTCAGATATTCCACAACAAATTTAGATTATGTAAGACAAATAAGAAATTCAGttcataaagaagaagaagaaatgatgcGGGGAGCAGTGATGAGCGGGGAGGAGAGCAACAAGGAGAGTGGCAAGTAAGGAGGAACAACAGCGAGCGGTGAGGGGCGAGGACCGGCGGTAATGGCGGCaatggaggacgtgaatcccttCAGCTCGCGCATCCTTCTCTCTCTTCGAGGTTAGCAACAGTGGCTCAACGACGGCGACGAACCTAGTACAACGACACGGTTCAACGGCGGCGACGAACACAGTACGACGGCGGCTCCCTCCTTCCCTCCCCCCCTTTTCCCCTTTCCCCTCGTGAAGGGAGAAGATCGAAGCAGCAGCGAAAGCAGAAAAGATAATGGAAGCAGCAACAGTatgagaaaatagaagaagaagaaaagaagaatggagtAATAaggaagttaaaaaaataaaaagagggcAAAAGCTGTAACCGTCGAGGAGGAGTGCCAAAAGGTAGGGGGCACAATCGCCATTTCATGCGAatttcaaatcataaaatgatgGGCATTTAATGTCCAGCGCGGAAGCCAAGGAGACAGCACCAGCGAAGAAACGAACCAAACACACGTGAGGAACACAAACGCCATCAACGAGATCCCGAGAAGAGGAACACGTCCCGACTCGGCGAGTAGGACAAACGGGCCCAGCCACGAGCTTCAAACCTCAAGGTTGGcacgttgggggcactgttacggaccgccacgagtccagcccaactggTCGACGGGTCAGAGCCGGACCCGTCCCTCATAACAGGGAAAACCCGACGGGTTGGTTCCCAACACCCGACCCAAAGTGCGCCCGACTCGCCAACTGGGCGGCCCAAGTCACCATGACAAACGACCGGTCGGGTCGGTACCTTCGGGGAAGCACCCGAAGCCCCGACCCGAAAAACCGGAACGACCTGCTCCCCCCACGTGGACCAAGACGGCTCAAGGAAGCTCCTTGGACATTGGGCTAGGTCACCTATGGGCCCATCCAGCACAGTATATAAGGGAAGAGACCAgctcttcccccaaggtacgtaaACATCTTACCTAATTTGGTTATCACCTCGTACGGACACTGACTTGatcgtcggagtgtccttgcaggtggccacccCCCATCTACACCGCCTCCGGCATCGCCAGCTTTTCAACCCGCATCTCCACACCCGCTCATCCTCTTATTGCCCCCCGACCCGTCGAGCACCCGAGATCACTCAGGTCCCGAACATTGGTGCCGTCTGTGGGGATCCTGGAGCAGACATGGAGTGACTCCCCACGTCGGAGGAACTTCGCGAGGGAGGAGGGGCCCGCCTGAGTAGGGCGAGCTCGATAGCTCGCGCCGGCGAACAACCACGATCCTCCATTCAGCCAAACCAACCAATCTACACCAAGACTCCTGAAAGACGTCCCTTCGGAGGGACGGGAGCTAATAGCGCCAAGATTATGCAGGAGCTTAGACACAGAGTACAAAACCTTGAGAGGGAGCTGGCTGCGAGGAGTCGATCCCACCGAGATGTCAGCTGATCCCGCACCCGCTCCCCCTCCCGAAGATACGAAAGCCGAGAAAGGAGTTCAAAAAATCACGAAGATGAAGAGTATACGCAGGAGACCTCCTGGTCTACCCGAGGTAGGTCCAAAAGCCATGGGGAGTCCGAAAAGGGAAAAGCCAGGAAGCGGCTGGAACCCATTATCATGGGAGCCACTCCTTTCCACCCTTCGATCCTCAAGGTCCGGCTTCTAAGGAATTTCGACAAGccgacggacatgaggtacgatgggACTAAGGACCCTCAGGAACACCTCACGGCATTTGAAGCAAAAATGAATCTGGAAGGGGTAGGCAATGCGGTCAGGTGCCGAGCATTCCCTGTGACgctttggtgcacgaattgtaaatcacactttttataactcgtaccactaaccagcaagtgcactgggtcgtccaagtaataccttacgtgagtaagggtcgatcccacagaaattgttggcttgaagcaagctatggttattttgtaactcttagtcaggatatcaattgtaattatcagttgacttgcaaatgaacaagagagcatggattaaataatacttattatgcagttatggagaatatgttggagttttggagatgctttgtcttctgaatctctgctttccccctgtcttcttcttcacgcacgcaaggttcctcctatggcaagctgtgtgttggtggatcaccgttgtcaatggctaccatccgtcctctcagtgaaaatggtccaggtgcgctgtcaccgcacggctaatcatctgtcggttctcactcatgctggaatatgatccattgatccttttgcatttgtcactacgcccaacccttgtgagtttgaagctcgtcacagtcattcaatccctaaatcctactcggaataccatagacaaggtttagactttccgagttctcaagaatgctgccaatggattctagcttataccacgaagattctgattaaggaatccacgagatactcattcaatcgaaggtagaacggaagtggttgtcaggcacgcgttcataggttgagaatggtgatgagtagtgtaaaattcaaaattgccaaaaccaatacatgaatgaaaaaaatgaaacaatttacagaaaattaggcagcattccggctaaaattggatgttcccgggtaagAAACAGCAGAAAAATAGTTCATATGAGATCAAAAAGCGCTGCAAAGAGTCACAAATAATAGGAGTAGTAAAGAATAGTCTAACAGCAGCATGAAACAttaaagaacagcatatgaacagtattAACATCACAGCCAGATCAAAATTGCAGAATAGGTAAAACAAGTAacaagaacggcgcaattatcaggcctaaatccactaaccacatcctagctacctaaccacctagaatccactacaaacatgcatctctaactatcttAAGTTGAACAGAATCCGAAAAATATGCAACTAGCTACGGATGATAGAGAAATCggtgttcggcggaacctggtatgtGTATGAACAGAGGTGAgggcagagagatggtggtggtgacgCGGCGGCGCTGAGAGGGAGCACGACGGCGCGGTGGTGGAGCAGGGGCGGGGTGGAGGTTGGGGTTGAGTTAGGGGTAAAGGGCGGTGATGGAAAGAAGGTTGGGGcgagggtggtggtggtgggagaCAGCGCCATTTTGACTATCGGTTTTCcagtcggtaaagaaattcacaaatatatgatcgcgttgtaagtatagcttctaaaccggcaaggaatccctttcgtacaaatgtttggttgtcacaagtatcaaacccctttgaaattgataaccgaagtattgaaatctcgggccgtcttctcaaggaactgcagggaggtgttcttattattggttatgagtcttgtaaattgggggtttttaaaataaggaacaggtaatttaattgacaagaaaaataaaataataataataaaatctcttggcaaggtattagaactggaaattttgtccttgttatccttatcaggtgtgatgagaattggattcttctcccactcagttaagtcaagtggactaattaatttgatcctcaggtcctagtcaattcctatggaaagactagagttattggagtacaaattaatcaacaactcccaatttcaaccacagctttatttgataactcaagcgtcaccaattacttaaccaaagccaaaaggaaggaaatatctaaattaaattaaaagcattcataaatagaataaaacgatCATaaaatgaaatacctcaaataatattaattaagaaaatcgtaacatgaatgtagcataagctaaattgaaaagataaataataattaaaggtatataataaaaatagaaaataaataaggggaacattaaacctggaaattgaaaagaaataatcctaattcctttaagaggaatcctaatcctaaatcctaagagagaggagagaacctccctctctaaaaactacatctaaattatgagaaGTGAATGACCGATGACCtccctcatgaatggatgcattcctccactttatagcctctaatctgtgtcttctggacttggatctgggccaaaagggtttcagaaatcgctgggggcgtttttctgcagtttctgcatgtggcgtctgtcacgcgtgcgcatgggtcacgcgtttgcttcggtcacgcgtacgcgtcatttgcgttctgctcaaggcacgcgtcgaTGCCTTTTCGCGgtaggcacgcggccgcgtcgtccatgcgttcgcgtcgctgtccttttcttcaaaactccatttttgtgctttccttccatttttgtatgtttcctttctgtcctctaagccattcttgccttaggagatctgaaaatacttaacacacaaataacggcatcgaatggtaataaagggtaattaaaattaatatttttaaagcataggaaacatgtttttcacatatatcacgtaataaggaagggaaagtaaaaccatgcaattcacatgaataagtgggtgaaggattgaataaatcacttaaattgagcacaaaatacatcataaaatatgggtttatcaaccatcTTCACGTTTCAAAGCCACCAAGTCAGTGACTGTCACATTCAATTCTTCTCTAAAATATTGAGAATGAAAAGCACTCTCTAATTGTGCCCAAGTTACAATCGAATTAGGCCTAAGATTAGAAAaccaagtaaatgcattcttTGTTAAGAAGAGGGAAAAAATTTCATCTTCAAGTTTTCATCATTCGCTAAATTTTCCAATTCAACCATATATCGAATAATATGCTCAGTAGTCGATTCACCAACTTCTCCTGCAAACTTTGTTactattttagggttttttcacGCCCCTAGGCACCTCTGTCGCTTGCATAACAGCAGGAAAAGCAGAGACAAAATATGGTCAATTCATGAAACCCACATTGAATCTGACTTTATTAAGCACATCATCAACAATTCTAGTAACTTAGTATCTCTCACGATGTTGATTGGCTCGCATTCGAGCCAACACTTCATCTGCGTTTTGATCACGTTGAACCACTCAAGGAATATCTCCTTCGAAATGCATATTACCATCCCTATTTCTAGGCATATTCATCATATCCTGTCGGTTCATTTACATATTTTGTTGATCACCTTTATTATAATCAACAATTTAAACAATCTGCTCAACTTGTCTAGTAAGACGCTCAAATTTTGACTCATGATCAGCTATCATAGGGTTTAATATAGTAGTCATTTGCTGGGTCAATAAATTGACCAAATCATTATGACTTTCATCGACATGTTGTCGAAAAGCAGCCATCGAACCAAGACCATTCGATGTGGAACCCACTTGATAGTCACGAGAAAACTCAGGATGTAATGAAGGAACCGAATTGCTAATTGACGTATTTCCAAATCTAATTGGAGGAGCATAACCATCCAATGGTGGATTATAACCTAGAGGCAGGTCATAAGGAGGTCAACCAACAGTTACTGGTGGTTATAATGAAGGTGATCAAAGCAATTCGTGGGCATAGGTTTCGCCCGTTATTTCCAACTAGGGGATTAGTAACCATTGCATTCTCTACTAATGTACTACTTTCAGAAAGTGACGTCATCTCTGCTTATGTTTGTACAACTATAGCAACATTACGATTTGCAGATGATTCAGCATTAATATTAGAAACTTCGTCTGCCATACGTATAATTCTACCATTTCTAAGTTGATACACTAGAtcattacaaaaactttttgacaCACTTAATTTTTAAAACTGTCCCACTGGGTGTGCCAATTTGTTTTACAGATTTTTAACAAATTTGTATGGTTCGATATCTAATGAGTTAGGAGCGAAACTTACTCCTCTTGCGAGTACCAATTTTCAAAAGTGTATCAAAGgttcttttaatttgttaaaataataaagaaaaatctgaaaagaaaagaaaataactttGGGAATAAAATTACTAGAAACAAAAGAGACAACATTTAAttcaaagaaagcaataaattacCTTCGATAAAATCAAAGGACTTTGAAATCAAATACAAAGTAAAGAATcttaaaggaaaatagaaagaACAAATTTGCTGAAAagtaaatttgtaaaaaaataaagattacaagaaatttaaagtaAATGTAAAAGTTAtgggaaccctacagaaaaggaAGCTCTTAGCAAACTTAGGAATTCGCTGGGAACATGAGAGTGCGAGAGTATTTTCTGAAATGAGATTTTAACCCCTGTTTCTTCCAATCTTCaactatttataaaattcttcaaccAATCAAATTTCAAATACATTTCTCACGTGCATTAATCTTTAAGTACCTGTTCCTGCACTTTGAATGATGTTAACAACTGCCAACAATTATCTTCGATAAGATTTGTTAATCAACCTCATCTCTCTCATCAATAAATCCCTTTTGATGAGTCCTTTATCCTTTGAAAAGAACTTATCGAGCATTCACCTCGATATCtcgaaatttattttatttttgactaacaaaaacattataaaattttacaataaaacaCTAAGTTGTTACAAAAGGTAACATTATTTGTAACAAATTATTTCttattacaaaatattcttattctataataacaacaaaattttattataaaaaaataattatttacaacaattttaaatttgatataaaaaattgttacaaatacTCTATTTTTTTTAGTGAGACTAATCCCACATATAATCCGAATTCCCAACAGCCACAATTGTATTCAATCAAGCACTCACAATGTTTAACCGTTAGATACCTTCACGAGTTTTGGTCCATGGCTTTGAAGCTAGAAgaacattaaatattttttttacggtAGCGTGAAACTAATGTTTAATAGTACAATCATACTAGGTGCATACagaaattaactattaaaaaaaatatgttagaatacaaaatatatattaaaaataaattaactgatatatatatttgtaattgGCTTCCTAGATTTTttctatataaatacataataattaattttgatagcagaaataatatttttttagtcgtAATATGTTGTCAGCAATAGTCTATAACAACTAATAAGAACTAGTACTGAATTTTCTCTGATCATGAGGTTGGAACGTTTATTGTGTTACAAACATGTCAACGTTTTCCTATGAGATGTACTAATAAAGTAATAAGCCATCTTGCATATCGTATAATTTAATCTCTCGTATTCTAAAATGAACAATAATACCTAAAATAGTAACATTCCCATGATTGAAGATAACATCCTAACTCTCTCCGAAACGTGCACCAAATGCTTGAAGCTTGATGTTCATTTCCAAGCTCTGAAAATGAGTTTGGACCCACAAAAAATGTTCCTCCGAATATGGGTTTGAGTTCTAAGCATAAGTGATTAGAAAGTGTCATATAACATAGATTATATGATTTtaccaaaaaacacagattatatGAGATGTATATAATATAATGGAGAATGTTTGTTGATCAATGCTTTTAGTAAAAACAAAAAGGTGAAAAATTAGTTAGTGTAAATAATACATAAGCAAAGAAAGGGTAATGATAGGGAGACAAAAAAAAACAGCCAGAACTTagcttatttagcattcattaattgtcgtaacaattaatgaatgttaaataaggcaagttatgattgtttttggttgatttttttttgttaccaaacattttcaCAAAGTAAAAATAacccattaaaaaaaataaaaataagaaaaaaaatattggtcACAAAACATTTCTCTAATATAAAAGACATAAAATTATTACTTTAAACTTTTGAATCAATATAACGGCAAATCACATTTACTCTATTAGTTTAAGTTAGTCCAACTTAAGGTCTAATAATCTCTTCATAAATGTGAAAAGTTAGAACTTAGAACTGTAACTAGAAGTATAAAGATACACCTCAAACAAATTGGTGGGGTATGTGTCCCTTCtcagcattttttttttttttgagatgaaATATAGCTTCATATGCAATCACTTCTCCCTCTCTTCAAGTTTTTTCATAACTTATAACCATTAACATTACACCATCAGTTACAAAACCTTCCACCTTGAGAATTTCTCAGccaagaaaaccaaaaaaaaggtATCAATTTGCTTAAAGCCCATTTGTTAAGACCCAGATTCTTGTTGTTATCATATTATATTATGAAGACAATTCCATGGCCAACCATAGGGGTGGTGATTTCTTGGTACAGTTCCAACATTGGTGTTCTCCTTCTGAACAAGTACTTGCTAAGCAACTATGGTTTCAAGTACCCTGTTTTCCTCACCATGTGTCACATGATGATGTGTTCTCTTCTCAGCTTCATTGCCATTTCAATAATGCAAGTTGTCCCTTTGCAGAACATACAATCAAAGAGACAGTTTGCCAAGATTTGTTTCCTTAGCCTTGTTTTCTGCTTCTCTGTCGTGTGTGGAAACATATCGCTTAACTACATTCCAGTGTCCTTTAACCAGGCCATCGGCGCCACCACGCCGTTCTTCACCGCCGTTTTTGCCTATTTCATGACCAGCAAAAGAGAGGCTTGGGTTACATATTGTACCCTGTTGCCTGTTGTTGGAGGAGTCATCATAGCTACTGGGGTAAATTTATTTATTGACTAAATATCCAAATTAGTTCCtaaaaatttctaaatcaaacattttaattttcaataaat harbors:
- the LOC112743581 gene encoding probable sugar phosphate/phosphate translocator At5g05820 isoform X2, with translation MKTIPWPTIGVVISWYSSNIGVLLLNKYLLSNYGFKYPVFLTMCHMMMCSLLSFIAISIMQVVPLQNIQSKRQFAKICFLSLVFCFSVVCGNISLNYIPVSFNQAIGATTPFFTAVFAYFMTSKREAWVTYCTLLPVVGGVIIATGGERSFHLFGFLICVSSTAARAFKSVLQSILLSSEGEKLNSMNLLLYMAPIAMLVLLPATLLMEKNVIGTTVDLARNDIRIVLGNAKGAVAVVVSILIFKNPISVIGMMGYALTVTGVILYSETKKRYS